The DNA region TCATCTCCTGAAGAATCTTTCCTGCACTTCAGGGATGACACAACGTCAAGTAGGTGAGATTGCCGGCAAGACTCCGGCTAATATGTCGAGAATTTTAGACAGATTGGAAGCAAAGGCGTTGATACAAAGACGAAGTGATCCCAAGGACAGAAGAGCTGCGCAGGTGCTTTTAACTGATACAGGAAAAGAGATAACTGAGAATGTTTTTGAGGTTTTTGAGTCTTTTTCAGAGGATCTGGTTCGTGGCATTACCGAAAATGAGCAGGAAATTGTTAAAAAATCACTCAAAATGATCGTCCGCAATCTTGAAACAATGCATGGGCGTTTACCCAAAAAATAGAGCAGGGGAGTTGTAATGAAAACTATATCGTTACTAGGTTTGTTGATCGTTGTTTTTGGATCTACCGCTTTTGCCCAGGATCCTCCTCCAGCGAAAGTTGTAACCACGGCTATTGTACAGCAGGAAGTTGCTGAGAATAACTCGTTTATCGGGGTTTTTGATTATGACCGAACCAGTCACCTCTCCTCTGAGGTGGCAGGATTGGTCACAGAGGTGCATATAAGCAACGGTGATAGGGTTAAGGCCGGCGCACCAATTGTCACAATTAACACTGAGATGCTGGATCTGGAGATTGCTCTGACCAGATCCAAAATTGAGCAGATTGAACTGAAGATCAACTACTCCGAGAAAAATTATCAGAGACTTAACACGCTGTATCTTGAAAAGGGTGTAAGCGAAAAAGTTTTTGATGATGCTTTTTACGCCTATCAGGATGCCCTCAAGGAAAAACAGATAGTCAGTAACTCCATTGCTATGCTTACGATCCAAAAAAATAAAAGCATCATATATGCCCCCTTTGACGGGGTTGTTCTGGAGAAAAATATCGATGTCGGTGACTGGGTTCAGCAGGGTAAGAATCTTGTTCTTCTTGGCTCGGTTAAGGACCTGATTGTTCGGGTTCCTGTCGCCGAAACACTGTTGCAGTTTACACAATCCGGTCAAGAGGTTCCTGTGCAGATAAATGCTTTCTCCACCGAGATTACCGGCACAATTGATGGTTTTGATCCTGTCGCGGACGAAAAAACAAAAAATATCTTTCTGAAGGTTCGTATTCCTCGGCAGGACAAGATAGCGGCCAATATGTCGGCAACAGTGTTTGTGCCCACAAGTATGCCCAAGACAGTCAGTCTTATTCCCCGTGATGCCCTGGTTAAATTTCAGGGCAAAGATTTTGTCTACACGATAAAAGATGGGAAGGCCTCTATCCTGCCGGTCAACATTGTCTCCTACCTGGGCAATATGATCGGCGCTGATAACCCCTATTTTGCAGCGGGAATGCCCATTGTTGTTGAAGGCAACGAACGTCTTCGCCCTGATCAGGCAGTTGTGGTAGCAGGAGAAAACTAATGGATGTGATTCGATTTTTTATCAGTAAGCCGGTCAGTGTGGCGGTGGGGGTTATTCTGGTGGTCATGTTTGGCCTTATCGGGCTTAATAAACTGCCGGTTCAGCTTACCCCCGACGTTGAGACTCCTGAAATTACCGTCAGCACTACCTGGGCAGGCGCCACTCCATACGAGATTGAAAAAGAGATTATCGAAAAGCAGGAGAAAACTCTAAAAGGGCTCCAGGGGCTTACCAAGATGGAAAGCTCAAGCTATAACGGCTTTGGCACCATCACCCTCTCCTTTAAAATTGACACCGATATTGACGATGCCCTGCTGCGTGTTTCAAATAAAATGAACGAGGTCAGTAATTATCCTGAAAATGCCAATAAACCTACTATTGAATCCGCTGGTGCCAACAGCTCGCCAGTAATCTGGCTGACCCTGCAAACACTACCAGAGACAACCGAGCACATTAACCATTTCCGGACTTTTTTTGAAGACAACGTCCGGCAGCACCTTGAAAGGATACAGGGAGTTGGTTCTTTATTTGTTTTTGGCGGCACCGACAATACCCTTGACGTTACTCTTGATGCCGAAAAGATGGCTAGAGTCCAGGTTACTATTAATCAGGTTATTGGTGCCATCCGTGCGGCCAATGTAAATATCTCAGCTGGCATTCTCGGTATGGCCAAAAAGAACTACCGTATTCGGACAACCAGCCAGTTTCAGTCCGTTGATGATATGCTTGGGGTTATCATTTTTGATGACGGCATTAAACGGGTCTATCTGCGGGATGTGGCTGAAGTTGGTAAAGGGTACAAGAAGGAGGATACGTCCGTTCTCAAAGATGGTAAGCAGGTTATTGTTGTCGGGGTTCGAAAAGAAAAAGGGGCCAATGTTCTGGCAATGACAGATCAGGCGGAGAAAGAGATTAAACGCTTAAATGATGGCATTCTGGCCCAAAACGGTCTGAACTTCGATTGGGTGTACGATCAGCGACCATACATAAATACTGCCACAAATCTAGTGAAGCAAAATATTTTAATCGGTGGAGTTCTGGCGATCGCTGTTCTGCCTCTTTTTCTACGCAGTCTACGCTCAACTCTTATTACCGGTATCGCCATTCCCGTTTCAGCCGTTGGTTCATTCTTGTTTCTCTGGCTGTTAAACCGTAACTTAAACGTCGTCAGTATGGCAGGTATCTCCTTTGCCGTGGGGATGCTGGTGGACAACTCAATTGTTGTGCTTGAAAATATTGACCGCCACCGGAAATTAGGCAAGGAGGCCTTTGCGGCCGCCTATGAAGGCACCAAGGAAGTCTGGGGTGCGGTGCTTGCCTCAACGGCCACGACAGTCGCTGTTTTTTTGCCGGTTATTTTTATTCAGGAAGAAGCGGGGCAGCTCTTTCGTGATATAGCTATTGCCATCACAGCCTCAATTTTTCTGAGCCTGATTGTTTCGATTTCTGTTATTCCAACACTGTTTCATCTGTTTTACAGGTCGAAATCAAACGTCAGTCCTGGGCCGGAAGATCTGAACTGGCTGCAAAAAAGTTATGTTGGGCCACTGTTTTCCAGTGCGATTATGAAAGGCGCTAATTTCTGTATGAAAAATATTGTGACCAGGCTTTTAACCATAATTTTTTTCACCAGCCTTTCCGTTGGTGTTACGGCCTGGCTAATGCCGAGTGCTGAGTATCTGCCGCAGGGCAACAGAAATCTTATTTTAAATATTCTGATTCCGCCGCCCGGATATTCTGTGGAGAAACTCAAAAGCATGGGTAAACATATCTATGATGAAGCGGAACCCTATTTCAAGGAAGATGGAAAAGACGGATTTCCGCAAATTTCCAGGATGTTTTATGTCGGCGCTGATCGAATCACGCTGTTTGGCGGTATCGGCAAACACGAGACCAGGGCGCGTGAGTTAATTCCTCTTTTTTCAAGGATAATGAGTGCTATTCCCGGTGTGTTCGGGGTCAGTATTCAAGCCGGAATCTTTGAGTCTGGCATCGGTAAGGGGCGGACTGTTGATGTCAATATTTCCGGACAGGAGATTGACTCAATTATTGCGGCGGCACGCACCCTTTTCGGCACTATTTCCGGCAAGATGAAAAATACTCAGGTACGTCCGGTTCCCTCCATTGAAACCAGCTACCCGGAAGCAAACCTGATTCCGAATAAGGAAAAAATTGCGGCCAACGGACTTAACGAAGAAGATCTTGGTGTCTATGTCGACATTTTGATGGATGGTCGTAAAATCGAAGAGTACCGTCCTGAAGGGATCAAGCAGGTCGATCTGGTGTTAAAAGGAAAAGAGAGTGTCAGCGGTTCGCCGGAACAGATATTAAATGGCACGATTGTTACTCCCTACGGCAATCTGGTGCGGATTGGCGATCTGGCTGATATCTCCTATGGTGAGGGAATGCCACAGATAAACCATCTGGAAAGGGACAGAACAATAACCTTGCAGGTGACTCCACCGGCCGATATGCCCCTGCAAAGCGCCATGGAGTTTATTGAGACTGATATTGTTGCCTCACTGCAGCAAGCAGGGCAGTTAAGTGATGTGAAAGTCAGAGTGGGCGGCAACGCCGACAAGCTTGTCCAGACGAAGCAGGCACTGCAGTGGAATCTTCTCTTGGCTCTGATCATCACCTATCTGTTGCTGGCGGCTTTGTTTGAAAATTTCCTCTACCCGCTGATAATTCTTTTCACGGTGCCCTTGGCTGCTGCTGGAGGTTTTGTCGGTCTGGCGGCAGTAAATACTTTTATTGCCCCCCAGGGATTTGATGTGCTAAGTATGCTTGGCTTTATTATCCTGATCGGCACTGTGGTCAATAACGCTATTTTGATCGTGCATCAATCTCTTAATAATGTCCGCTACAACGGCCTGGCAGGGATAGAAGCGGTCTCCGATGCAGTTCGTACCCGGATCCGGCCAATTTTTATGAGTGCGACAACCAGCCTTCTTGCCATGTCGCCAATGGTTATTTCAACTGGTTCCGGTAGTGAGCTGTATCGGGGGCTTGGCAGCATTCTGCTCGGAGGGCTTGCCATGTCCACCGTATTTACTCTTTTTGTTATTCCATCATTACTTGTCTTTTTCATAGGATTTGAAAGGAGTCGTGCAAATGAAAATGCTTAGACCATCTGTTAGTGCTATTGTCCTGCTTGTTTTTTTTGCCCAGGGGAGCTTTGCTACAGATCTTATTACTCTGCAAAAGACGGCTGTCGAGAACAGGGAGATTGTTGAACAGTTTCAGGCCAAACTTGAAAAAATCCAGGAAGAACAAACTGTTGCTAAAAGCGGCTATTTGCCGTCCTTTGATCTGTCCTATACACTGAATCGTCTTGATGAAAGTACAGCCTTTGAAAACGAAGAAAATTCTGTCGCCTATGGGGCAGTGACCTGGAACCTGTTCCGAGGGTTCAAGGACAGATATACAATTGCCTCTGCCAGGTTGCAGCGCGACGCCGAAGAACTTAAACTTTCAGGAATTAAACAGGATATTTACCTCAGTGTCGCCCTGAGATATGTGGAAATATTCAGTCGCAAGGCAAGCCTGAGGTTACAGGAAGATACGCACAACACCCTGTTGAAGAGTTATGAAGATGCTTCAAGCCGTTTTGATGTCGGGCTGATCGATAAAAATGAGCTGCTTCGGTTTAAGGTTGATCTGGACAACGCGAAGATATCGTTGAAAAAGGCAGAAGCTGATCTTGCCAAAAGCGCTCAAAATTTGCGAAGAGCTGTTGACAGGAAGATCAGCATTGATGAGCTCACTTTTTCCGAGTTTGACTTATTGCCACATGTTGAACCATATGAACAACTTGAAAGGGCAATGCTTGAAAAGCGCAGCGAGATTCGCGTTCTTGAAGAGTTGGCGGCAGCTGCCGACTTGCAGGTTAAAGCCAGTTATGCTGCATATTACCCAAAGGTTGATGCAACGACAAGTTACCGAAGATACGATGATGATTATCAAAGTATGAATGGCAGCACGGCAAGCGAAGAGGTGCGAGGGCAGCTTGTTATGTCTCTAAATATCTTTGATGGTTTTAAGAAACGTTCAACTGTCCGAAAATCAAAACTGGATTCACGAATTATTCAGTATGATCTCGCCGAAATGAAGCAGGATTTAAAGACTGAGTTGACCAATCTTCTGTTAGACTATGATGTAAATGTGGAAAACGCTGCAGTCGCCCTCAGCAGTATCGAACAGGCCCAGGAAAATTTGCGAATTACTGATTTGAAATACAAGGAGGGGCTGGAGACCGAAACAGATCTTTTAGATGCCATCGCCAAATTGAGCCGGGCAAAGTTTAATCATATCTTTGCCACCTTTGAGGTCTTTAAAAACTACTACCAGATCACCAGGGCAGTGGAAGGGTTTGCTGTACCTTAAAGAGTAAGCATATAAGATAAAAAATCCCCCTGAGTCCCCCTTTTGCAAAGGGGGATTCAGGGGGATTTTGTGAAGTCTGAGACTAACTCATATTTGTTGGTGCTTTAATATCTAAATTAAACCTTTAATGGAAATGGAAAATATTGAAAACAGTAGTGTCATATATTAAACCCATAATGGCTGCTATCCTTATCCTGATAGTCCTTGCCGGCTGTTCCTATCTTGATCCCTATCTGGCCGCTTTCCGTGAAGATCGAACGCCTGCGCTTCCTTCTCAGTTCACCTTGTATTCTGAAAAGGATGACTCTTCGGAGCCGTGGTGGAAGGAGTTTGGCAGTGCTGAGCTGGACGCGCTTGTTGCTGAAGCCATCAGTGGAAATTTCTCTGTGCAGGAAGCCTGGGCCCGTCTGGAGCAGGCTCGCTACACTGCGGTTAAATCGGGGGCGGATCTCTATCCGGCTATCAATTTTGCCTCTGGTGGGTCGTATGCCGGGAGTCACGCAGCAACCGGATCAAAAAGCAGTACCGAAGCCTGGTCATTAGGTTTTTCTGCCAGCTATGAAGTCGATCTGTGGGGTAAAGTTAAAGCCGATAGAGAAAGTTCTCTGCTGTTGGTTCAGGCTTCAGAAAATGATGTGAAGACTGCGATTCTCTCTTTAACCGGCCAGCTGGTCGAAAATTGGCTGGCTCTGATTTCTGCACGGCAGCAGGAGACCCTCTTTAATCAGCAGCTGGAAATACAGGAGAAGCTGCTTGACCTCATCAAGCTGCGGTTTTCGCGGGGAAAATCAACCGCCCTCGACATCTATCAACAGCAGCAAACCATTGAGAAAATTAAAGCGGCGCTGATTCCAGTGAAAAGCTCCCAAGAAAAAATTAACCGCTTGCTTGCCCTGTTGACTGGCAAAACATCATTTTACCAAGACACCTTGAGCCAGTTTGCCTTTCCACAGCTGCAGGAGGTGCCGGCAATTGGATTGCCTGCCGACCTTATTGCCCAGCGCCCGGATATTCGTTCGGCAGGATCAAAATTAAAGTCAAGTGAATGGGAGGTTTCCGTTGCCAAGGCGGATAGACTGCCCGCCCTTAAACTTACCGCTTCGCACACCTATAACGGCGATGAACTTGGTTCAATTTTTGATAATTGGCTGCTTAATCTGGCGGGGAACATTACCGGGCCAATTTTTGACGGTCACCGACGCCAGGCCGAAGTTGAGCGGGTGAAGGCTGTTGCCGATGAGCGGTTGGCCACCTATCGTAAAACAGTTGTGACCGCCATTTCGGAAGTGGAAAACGCCCTTACCGAAGAGGATCAGTACCGAAAAACGGTTGCCTCACTGGTAAATCAGCTTCGCCTTTCTGAGGAAACTATGCGGGAGGCCAGGCGACGTTATCTGAACGGCAGTACTGATTTTGTCAATGTGCTTAAAGAGGAGCTCAATTTTCTGCAACTACAGTTTGATACCATAAAGGCACGCGAGCAGATGATTGCTGCTAGAATTCATTTGTATAAGGCGCTGGGCGGATCCTGGCTGGATAACTCTTAGCTGTTAGCAATTAGCAATTAGCTGTTAGCTGTTAGCGAAATAACAACCAACAGGTTACAAAAATGATAGATGATAACAAAGACAACATTGTTTCCAGTGATACGCATATTCCTACCCGCAATCTAAAGCAACGCCTGTTGGCTCTTGCTATGGTAGTTGTTCTACTTGGCGTTGGGGTGGCAAGTTTTAAATACCTTATGGCCTCAAAACCTGAGGCGAAGCGCCGAACACCGGATAAAATGCAGGCCCTTGTCGAGGTGATGAAGGTACGCTCAACGGTTGAACCTGTCATTGTCAAGGCCTTTGGCAGGATCAAGCCTGCTAAGGAGATTGCCCTCCAGAGTCGTGTTGCCGGGATGGTTGTGAGCGTACACCCCGACCTTGTTCGTGGAGGTATGGTTGCCAAAGGCGATGTTATTGCGCAGCTGGATGACACTGATTTCAATTTGGCCGTGAAGCAGAAAAAAGATGCACTCGCCCAAGCTAATGCAGACTTGCGCCTTGAGGAGGGAAGTCAAAATGTAGCTAGGCAGGAATGGGAGTTGATCTCAACTTTAACTGATGTCGACAGCTCTACGGCAGATATAGCCTTGCGAAAACCGCAACTTGCCAAAGCTCAGGTTAAAATTCAGACGGCGCAGACTGAGGTGGAAAAGGCCGAGCTTGATCTGTCTCGGACCACTGTTAGGGCGCCTTTTTCAGCAATAGTTCGTGAAAAACATGTTAACACCGGATCGCAAATTACCACGCAGACTGTAATCGCCACTCTTGTTGGTGTTGATAGCTTCTGGATTGAGATAACCGTGCCGACCAACCAGCTGCAATGGATTGTAATGCCAGGAGGGGGCGGGCAACCATCAAACGTTACCGTTTTTTCTGGTGAGAATCGTTTTAAGGGGAAGATCCTTAAACTTCTCCCAGATTTAGAGCAGGACGGCCTTATGGCTCGTATTTTAGTTGAAATCAGCAAACCGATGAGCTCCGAAAACAACAAAGCGCCCCTTCTGATTAACAGCTTTGTCCGGGTTGAAATACGTGGGCGTGAGATCAGTAATATCTATAAGATTCCTCGCTCTGCCCTGCAGGATAAGCGAAACGTCTATGTCGCAACCCAGGAAGAGACGTTGCACATCCTGCCGGTAACCGTGGCCTGGGAGGATGCTGAGTTTGCCTATATTGCTGAAGGGTTGAACGAAACGAGTCGCCTGATTGTCTCACAGTTGCCGGCTCCTATCGAAGCGATGCCTCTTAAGATTGCCGGGCAAGAACCCTGGAAGTCAAAGGGGACCGTAAAGGAATAGCCGGCTATGGAAACGAATTTCAAGAAAGGGCCAATGGCCTGGATGGCAGAGAACTCGGTGTCGGCAAATCTGCTGATGATCTTTCTGTTGGTTGGTGGTTTTATCTGGGGTACCAAGATAAAACAGGAGGTCTTTCCCGAGTTCTCCCTCGATAACGTCACGATAACGGTTGCCTATCCTGGCGCCAGCCCTGAGGAAATTGAACAGGGAATAGTCCTGCCCATTGAAGAGGCGATTCAGGGGGTGGATGGCATTCAAGAGATCTCCTCCAGTGCCAATGAAGGTGTCGCACGAGTCACTGTTGAGGCGGTGGTCGATACTGATCTGCAACAGCTGGCCACCGATATCAAGAATGAGGTTGATCGGATATCATCATTTCCGGTTGAGGCTGAAGAGCCAGTGGTCATCGTGCCTTCAAGGAAACGGCGGGTGGTCAATTTAATTATCTACGGTGATTTGCCAAGATCTGTACTTCGTGAAGTGACGGAAGTTGTCCGGGATCAGCTGTTACAGGATGAAGAGATTACCCAGACTGAACTTTTGGGGGAACGGCCCCTTGAGATGAGTATTGAGATCTCGCAAAAAACACTTCGGGAGTACAATCTTAAACTTGCCGATGTCGCCGCCCAAATAAAAGCGGCTTCTCTTGACCTTCCCGGGGGCAGTATTAAGACCAAGGGTGGTGAGATCCTGGTCAGGCTCAAAGAACGGAAAGATTTCAAGGAAGAGTTCTCGAAGATACCGATTATCTCTGCTGTGGGTGGAACGAATGTAACTCTGGGTGAGATTGCTGTAATTAAGGATGGCTTTGAGGACACTGATCAGTTTCAGGTCTATAACGGCAAACCGGCCTTGGGTATCGAAGTGTATCGGGTTGGCAAACAGACACCGATAACGGTTTCTGATGCTGTGCAAACGCATCTGGAGAGGCTCAAACAGATTCTTCCCCAGGGAGTTTCGGTCGATATTGTCGATGATCGGTCTGAGATGTTTCGGCAGCGCATCAACCTGCTTGTTAAAAATGGTCTACTTGGTTTGTGTCTGGTGTTTGTTCTGTTGGGGGTTTTTCTTGAACTACGATTGGCTTTCTGGGTTACCATGGGCATCCCGATCTCCTTTCTAGGCTCTCTGCTGTTTATTCCAAGCTTTGATGTCAGCATCAACATGGTCTCCCTGTTCGCCTTTATTATCTCTTTGGGAATTGTGGTGGATGATACCATTGTTATTGGTGAAAATGTCTATAGTTATATCCAGCGGGGCTATAGTAGACTTGATGCGGCAATTATCGGCGCTAAAGAGATTGCTACCCCTGTGGTATTCAGTATTATGACCAATATCGTCACCTTTCTGCCCCTCTATTTTGTTCCAGGAACAATGGGCAAGATCTTTAGAAATATCCCAGTGGTGGTTGCCTGTGTAATTTTTATCTCTCTTGTCGAGGCCCTGTTTGTCCTGCCTGCCCATTTGGGTCATCAAAAAGAGAGCACCAATTTTTTGATGAAGGCAATTTTTGCGCAGCAGCAGAAGTTTTCCGCAGGTTTTATGAGCTTTGTCAAAAACGTTTATGGGCCATTTGTGCAGATGTCGTTGCGCTTCAGGTATGTCACCACGGCCGTGGGAATTGCCATTTTAGTGATTACCCTGGGCTATGTGAAAAGCGGGCGGATGGGGTTTGAAATGTTCCCCAAAATCGAGTCTGATTTTTCCTACGCCAGTGTAACGCTGCCGGTCGGGGTACCCGTTGAACAGACGGTTAAGGTGCACGATCGCTTGCTTGCCACGGCCGATGAGCTTCTTGAGACAATTGGTCGCGACGATCAGACTAAGGGCATCTTGTCATTTATTGATAAAAATACAGCCTGGGTTCAGGTGTTTATGATTGCGCCTGAAGAGCGACGGATCACGACTAATGAGTTTACCCAGAAGTGGCGCCAGGCAACTGGTAACATCCCAGGTGTTGAAACCATGAAGTTCCGATCCGATTTTGGCGGGCCGGGCTCAGGCGCCGCGCTTACGATTGAACTTCAGCACCGTGATACGCGGATTCTTGAACAGGCCAGTGCGGAACTGGCTGAGGCCTTAGGTTTTTTCCCTATTGTTTCTGATATTGACGATGGTTTTACGGCGGGCAAGGACCAGCTCGATTTCAGGCTGAAAACGCAAGGATATCAGCTTGGATTAACGCCAACTGAGGTTGCCAGGCAAATACGGAACGCCTATTTTGGCAGCGAAGTATTTACGCAGCTCAGGGGGCGCAATGAAATGAAAATTATGGTGCGCAACCCTGATGATGAGCGCCAGGCTGAGTATTATCTTGATACAATGATGATCAGCACGCCAAAGGGGGTTAAGGTTCCGCTCCTTGATGTTGTGGATGTTGAACGTGGAAAGGCCTACACCAGTATTGACCGGAGGGATGGTAGGCGTGTCGTGTCCGTAACCTGTGACGTGACCCCTCAGAGTCAGGCTCAAATGGTGGGTGAGGCTATAAAGCAGGAAACCTTACCCAAACTCCAGCAGAAGTATGTTGGCTTAAATTATAGTTTTGAAGGAAAGCAGTCTGATCGCAAGGAAAGCATGCTGGCTTTGGCAAGGGGGATGGGTATAGCGATGATTATTGTTTATGTGCTGTTGGCCATACCATTTAAAAGTTACATCCAGCCTGCCATAATCATGATTAGTATTCCTTTCGGGGTGGTTGGGGCAATTGTCGGACACCTGATCATGGGGTATAGCTTAAGTCTTTTAAGCATGTTTGGCATTGTCGCTTTGTCTGGTGTGGTCGTGAACGACTCACTGGTATTGATCGATTTTGCCAACCGCCAGGTTCGGGATGGCGCTACCCATTATTCGGCAGTTGTTAATGCCGGTGTCCGCCGATTCAGGCCGATCATACTGACCACCTTGACCACCTTTTTCGGGTTAATGCCAATGATCTTTGAACAATCGCGCCAGGCCCGCTTTCTCATTCCAATGGCTATTTCACTGGGGTTTGGCATACTGTTTTCAACCTCCATTATTCTGGTTCTGGTACCCGCACTCTATATGATTGTTGAAGATATTAAAAAACTCTGGATAAAGATTTTTGGCGGAGTATTAGGCATCTTATGAAAATAAGCCCTAAGTTGGCGGCGCTTAATTTTAAGCGTTTTCAGGAGTTTAAAGAGACCTTTGACTTGACCACGGCCAAACAGGCATTGCTGGCTTTTAAAGGTGATGTCTACCGCGGGATTACTGCTGAGACCTATTCCAAAACTGATTTTGACTTTGCCCAGGGGCATCTGCGCATTATCTCTGGGCTTTAC from Desulfobulbaceae bacterium includes:
- a CDS encoding MarR family transcriptional regulator; translation: MPPCDDEALGRLIHLTAQDMRNFAEKILSPFDLTIEQLHLLKNLSCTSGMTQRQVGEIAGKTPANMSRILDRLEAKALIQRRSDPKDRRAAQVLLTDTGKEITENVFEVFESFSEDLVRGITENEQEIVKKSLKMIVRNLETMHGRLPKK
- a CDS encoding efflux RND transporter periplasmic adaptor subunit, producing the protein MKTISLLGLLIVVFGSTAFAQDPPPAKVVTTAIVQQEVAENNSFIGVFDYDRTSHLSSEVAGLVTEVHISNGDRVKAGAPIVTINTEMLDLEIALTRSKIEQIELKINYSEKNYQRLNTLYLEKGVSEKVFDDAFYAYQDALKEKQIVSNSIAMLTIQKNKSIIYAPFDGVVLEKNIDVGDWVQQGKNLVLLGSVKDLIVRVPVAETLLQFTQSGQEVPVQINAFSTEITGTIDGFDPVADEKTKNIFLKVRIPRQDKIAANMSATVFVPTSMPKTVSLIPRDALVKFQGKDFVYTIKDGKASILPVNIVSYLGNMIGADNPYFAAGMPIVVEGNERLRPDQAVVVAGEN
- a CDS encoding efflux RND transporter permease subunit; its protein translation is MDVIRFFISKPVSVAVGVILVVMFGLIGLNKLPVQLTPDVETPEITVSTTWAGATPYEIEKEIIEKQEKTLKGLQGLTKMESSSYNGFGTITLSFKIDTDIDDALLRVSNKMNEVSNYPENANKPTIESAGANSSPVIWLTLQTLPETTEHINHFRTFFEDNVRQHLERIQGVGSLFVFGGTDNTLDVTLDAEKMARVQVTINQVIGAIRAANVNISAGILGMAKKNYRIRTTSQFQSVDDMLGVIIFDDGIKRVYLRDVAEVGKGYKKEDTSVLKDGKQVIVVGVRKEKGANVLAMTDQAEKEIKRLNDGILAQNGLNFDWVYDQRPYINTATNLVKQNILIGGVLAIAVLPLFLRSLRSTLITGIAIPVSAVGSFLFLWLLNRNLNVVSMAGISFAVGMLVDNSIVVLENIDRHRKLGKEAFAAAYEGTKEVWGAVLASTATTVAVFLPVIFIQEEAGQLFRDIAIAITASIFLSLIVSISVIPTLFHLFYRSKSNVSPGPEDLNWLQKSYVGPLFSSAIMKGANFCMKNIVTRLLTIIFFTSLSVGVTAWLMPSAEYLPQGNRNLILNILIPPPGYSVEKLKSMGKHIYDEAEPYFKEDGKDGFPQISRMFYVGADRITLFGGIGKHETRARELIPLFSRIMSAIPGVFGVSIQAGIFESGIGKGRTVDVNISGQEIDSIIAAARTLFGTISGKMKNTQVRPVPSIETSYPEANLIPNKEKIAANGLNEEDLGVYVDILMDGRKIEEYRPEGIKQVDLVLKGKESVSGSPEQILNGTIVTPYGNLVRIGDLADISYGEGMPQINHLERDRTITLQVTPPADMPLQSAMEFIETDIVASLQQAGQLSDVKVRVGGNADKLVQTKQALQWNLLLALIITYLLLAALFENFLYPLIILFTVPLAAAGGFVGLAAVNTFIAPQGFDVLSMLGFIILIGTVVNNAILIVHQSLNNVRYNGLAGIEAVSDAVRTRIRPIFMSATTSLLAMSPMVISTGSGSELYRGLGSILLGGLAMSTVFTLFVIPSLLVFFIGFERSRANENA
- a CDS encoding TolC family protein, producing MKMLRPSVSAIVLLVFFAQGSFATDLITLQKTAVENREIVEQFQAKLEKIQEEQTVAKSGYLPSFDLSYTLNRLDESTAFENEENSVAYGAVTWNLFRGFKDRYTIASARLQRDAEELKLSGIKQDIYLSVALRYVEIFSRKASLRLQEDTHNTLLKSYEDASSRFDVGLIDKNELLRFKVDLDNAKISLKKAEADLAKSAQNLRRAVDRKISIDELTFSEFDLLPHVEPYEQLERAMLEKRSEIRVLEELAAAADLQVKASYAAYYPKVDATTSYRRYDDDYQSMNGSTASEEVRGQLVMSLNIFDGFKKRSTVRKSKLDSRIIQYDLAEMKQDLKTELTNLLLDYDVNVENAAVALSSIEQAQENLRITDLKYKEGLETETDLLDAIAKLSRAKFNHIFATFEVFKNYYQITRAVEGFAVP
- a CDS encoding TolC family protein; translation: MSYIKPIMAAILILIVLAGCSYLDPYLAAFREDRTPALPSQFTLYSEKDDSSEPWWKEFGSAELDALVAEAISGNFSVQEAWARLEQARYTAVKSGADLYPAINFASGGSYAGSHAATGSKSSTEAWSLGFSASYEVDLWGKVKADRESSLLLVQASENDVKTAILSLTGQLVENWLALISARQQETLFNQQLEIQEKLLDLIKLRFSRGKSTALDIYQQQQTIEKIKAALIPVKSSQEKINRLLALLTGKTSFYQDTLSQFAFPQLQEVPAIGLPADLIAQRPDIRSAGSKLKSSEWEVSVAKADRLPALKLTASHTYNGDELGSIFDNWLLNLAGNITGPIFDGHRRQAEVERVKAVADERLATYRKTVVTAISEVENALTEEDQYRKTVASLVNQLRLSEETMREARRRYLNGSTDFVNVLKEELNFLQLQFDTIKAREQMIAARIHLYKALGGSWLDNS
- a CDS encoding efflux RND transporter periplasmic adaptor subunit encodes the protein MIDDNKDNIVSSDTHIPTRNLKQRLLALAMVVVLLGVGVASFKYLMASKPEAKRRTPDKMQALVEVMKVRSTVEPVIVKAFGRIKPAKEIALQSRVAGMVVSVHPDLVRGGMVAKGDVIAQLDDTDFNLAVKQKKDALAQANADLRLEEGSQNVARQEWELISTLTDVDSSTADIALRKPQLAKAQVKIQTAQTEVEKAELDLSRTTVRAPFSAIVREKHVNTGSQITTQTVIATLVGVDSFWIEITVPTNQLQWIVMPGGGGQPSNVTVFSGENRFKGKILKLLPDLEQDGLMARILVEISKPMSSENNKAPLLINSFVRVEIRGREISNIYKIPRSALQDKRNVYVATQEETLHILPVTVAWEDAEFAYIAEGLNETSRLIVSQLPAPIEAMPLKIAGQEPWKSKGTVKE